GATGACCAGCTTGTCATAGCGGTGGCACATCTCGACAACGTCGATGCTGAGGGTCGGTGCCACCACGAACTCGGCCCCGGCCAGGATAGCCGCCCGCGCCGTCTCAGCATCGAGCACCGTGCCGGCGCCGATCAGGACTTCGCTACCCAACTCCTTGGCCGATTCTTCGATGGTGCGCAAGGCTCCGGGCGTGGTCATTGTGAATTCAATAACCGTGACCCCTCCAGCCGCGATCGCCTTGGCCACCTGGACCAGCTCGGCCGAACTGTCGAGCCGGACGATAGCGATCAGCCCGGTCCGCTCGATCCACTGCGCATGCTGATCACGCCCCATCCCCATCTCCTAGCGGACAATACGGAGGCCGGCGCCTTTGATCAGCGCCTCGGTCTCGTCCAATGTTGTCCAGTTGAAGTCACCCCACGAGCTGTGCTTGAGGGCGGCGAAGGCATTTCCGACTTTGACCCCTCGTTCGACGCCCTGCGTCAGGTAGCCATACAGGAACCCGGCGCTGAACGTGTCCCCCGAACCGACGCGATCGACCACTTCGACTTCGTAGGTCACATCGTCGTGGAACTTGCCGTCGGCATAGGCCAGAGCCGACCAGGTGTTCCTCCAAACCGAGGGGGTGCCGCGCAGCGTGATGGCGACCACCTTCACTTGGAAGCGATCGGCCAGGGCCTTGGCCACCTGCCGGTAGTCCTCCCCGGTGATGCCAAACACCCGCTCGACATCTTCCTCGGTGGTGATCAGGATGTCAACCTCGGCCATGAACGGCGTCTGTATCTGGCAGGCTTTGTCCTGCGACCAGAGCTTGGCCCGATAGTTGAGGTCGTAGCTGACGAGGGCACCAGCTCCCTTGGCGGCGGCGATGGCCTCGGCTGTGACGGCGGCCGCGCTGTCGCTGAGGGCGGGGGTAATGCCGCTGACATGGAACAATCGGCATCCCTGGAAGACCTGCGTCCAGGGCACTTCGCCCGGCTGGATCCGGGAGATCGCCGAAAGCGCCCGATCATACAGAACACTGCTGGCGCGGGGGGAGGCACCATACTCGACAAAATACAATCCGAGTCGATCGTCCTGGGTCCACAGCAGGTGCGAGGTATCGACCCCCATCTCGCGCGCCTTGTTGCGCACCATGCGCCCCAGCGGATTCTCAGGCAGCCGGCTGACCCAGCCCGAGCTCAACCCCAGACGCGCCACACCGGCCGCAAC
This DNA window, taken from Anaerolineales bacterium, encodes the following:
- a CDS encoding bifunctional 4-hydroxy-2-oxoglutarate aldolase/2-dehydro-3-deoxy-phosphogluconate aldolase — its product is MGRDQHAQWIERTGLIAIVRLDSSAELVQVAKAIAAGGVTVIEFTMTTPGALRTIEESAKELGSEVLIGAGTVLDAETARAAILAGAEFVVAPTLSIDVVEMCHRYDKLVIPGAYTPTEILTAWEHGADFVKVFPAEIGGPAYLKAVRAPLPQVKLIPVGGVSLETAQAFIRAGAVALGVGSNLVDKKAVAQGRFDQLTAAALALSKVVQEARRGD
- a CDS encoding sugar kinase, coding for MPEVVTFGECMLRLSPPDFQRLEQATQLNITVGGSELNVAAGVARLGLSSGWVSRLPENPLGRMVRNKAREMGVDTSHLLWTQDDRLGLYFVEYGASPRASSVLYDRALSAISRIQPGEVPWTQVFQGCRLFHVSGITPALSDSAAAVTAEAIAAAKGAGALVSYDLNYRAKLWSQDKACQIQTPFMAEVDILITTEEDVERVFGITGEDYRQVAKALADRFQVKVVAITLRGTPSVWRNTWSALAYADGKFHDDVTYEVEVVDRVGSGDTFSAGFLYGYLTQGVERGVKVGNAFAALKHSSWGDFNWTTLDETEALIKGAGLRIVR